Below is a window of Candidozyma auris chromosome 3, complete sequence DNA.
TTGTCCTAAGCCCAAAAGTGAACAGGAGAGTCTTGGACATGGTGGAGGCAAGAACGACATTGTGGAAGGCCATTCATACAGCAAGAAGGTTCACTCTTTTTGTAAGCCACTTGGATCTCAAAGACCAGCTCTGTGGACTTCTCATGGGATGGATGATGGCGGCTGCAAAGTGGAACACAGACAGAATTGGAAATGGCATGTCACGCAAAACACAGCATAAAAGCTGAACTACACGCTCATGTCTACCAGTAACGGGAATTTTGCTGAAGCTTTTTTACGAAcacatgttgaagaacttccATATGGtccttccttctttgcttcctgCCATTCGTACAGGCAAAATACTAAACGGAGTCAACATTTGAGCCGATTTCAGCCCAAAATAAAAGAGATACCAGCTTGGCACGTATCCAATCATATCATCATTCAAGAcatcccaaaaaaaaattcttaTGCACTTTCTTTCCTCAGTCACCTTCACAATCTTCGCTCTCCCACACTTCGGCTCGGTCTCACTGGGCTGGCTCCATGAGCAGCACTCCGTGCAGTCCGTCTTCTCGAGTATCAATCACTGTTTGTTCACATTGTCCATTATCGACATCTTCCCTGaaaatcaagcaaattGCCCCCACGTCCACGTCACCCCGTATATCACCAAAGCAAAGTACAAACCCCAACACACTTTTCCTTTTAGCTTACTATCGACGCTTCTAGTACCCCTCCACTTTGTGCTTTCCACAGTAGAAAGCCTTTCCAGAATGCCTGATTTGGACCTTGACGGATCCCGTTCGCCAAGCTCCCCAAGACCAGACGCATCCAAACCAGACTTGACCCACCGCAACAGCCACGGCAGTAACTCCCACCATCGCCATCTGGTGCTGCCCCACAGACTGCCCCAGCACACCAAGGACCTGCCCTTGACCGACATTGGCACGTCCCCTCCAGCGTTTGAAATCAACTCCATCACCCACAAGGACTCCAGAGACTCGCTTGAAAGCTCGGAGCTCAGCGACTTGGGAGACGACGGAAGTGAGGCCGAAACGGACAAAATGGATTTCTTGGACGACGATAGTGCCTCTGCCAGAGACAAGGTGACCGATTTGCGTGCCTTGTCTGAGCTTACAGAGATGGCTCGGTTGCAAGAGGTGGATTCCGACGATTCGGATGACAATTTCCCAAAAGAATTAAGTCACGAAGACGCCCTTCAGCTCAATGGCAAGCATGAGGGAGATCACGATGAGGAGCTCGAGAGACCTGCAAAGCAGCGCAGGCTACTGAAGCTGAAAAGGACTTCAGGAAAGgctaaaaaagaagaagatgctgaGTCTGGCACTCAGGAATCTCCTTCTGCCTCGTCTCCAACCGCCGCAACCACCACTGCCACCGACGCAGTGGAGATGGAAACTGCTGAGCTCACACTGCACGACACCAAGCTGGTTATTGACGACGAGAACGTTCTGGCTGAGGAAGGGGACAATGAGGATGCTGAGGAGGATGACCAAGTTGGCGCTGAGCGCGAGGACGTTGCAAATGGAGAAGTGGAAGCAGGCGCTGATATTAaagatgaggaggaggccGAGGAGCCTAAAGAAGAGGGTGGAGATCCTGCTAATGGCTCGGTCAATGAAGAGCTGGCAAAAGAGGAGGACCTCGCTGAAAATGGCTCGCCTGCTGACGAGGAAGGCGAGGCTGGGGCCGAGGTTGAAGCTGATGTAGAAGATGAGAAGCCAGAGGAAGGcgagcaagaagaagaagaagctgacGCTGACGCAGCGGCAAAGATcgaggcagagaagattgacGAAGCGAGTGTGAAAGAGCATCAGATCGCTGAGGAGAACGACGTTGACATGGATGAACACCGCAAGTTGGCTGTGGACGAGCTCATAGCAATTGAGGCTGACTTCGCTCATCTTCGGGACAAGCTCTACCAGGATAAGCTCAGCTTACTAGAACATGAGCTCCAGCTTTGCTTGGACGGTCTGCACCCTGAACTTCTACAAATCTACCTTAAGGTGAACGAGTTCTACCAAGACAACATTCGCCTTGCTAATGCCACCCTCAATTACAGTCTCAAATGCATCAACACAGAAACTATTGCTACACGTACGGCCATCCACCAGGATTTTATGAAGAACGTTATGGACATGAAGAACGATATGATCACGGAAACCACCCTGTTGTGGtacaagatcaacaaggaaCGCAACAGTCTAGATCAGTTGGTACCCGACTtcaattttgcagccatccCTACCATACCGTCCATCGAAGGTGAGCCCGTTGGTTACAACCAACAGCCCATTGCTGCAGGCGGGTCTAGCATGGAATACTACATGGACGGCCCTGCCCTCAGCAAAAAGGCCATGAAGCAAAATATTCTCTATGAGCTCGTGCAACAGCGAAACAGTCTCAATAAAGAGCTTGGCATCTTGAATGGCCTCAAGGAGTTCCATGGGTTCCCCTGTGCGATCTCCACTGCGCTACATAAAGATGACTCGAGCAATGTCGCTGTGGATGAGCTTATACTACAAAAGGCCACCAATGACGAAGTCGAGGAAGATTTTCGTGCCATGGGGATCTCTATCAACGGCTAGATTTGTATGGGCACCAAACCCAGAACTGCGTTCTGTCCTGCACCCTGTGCCTCCAACACTCGCTTGAGAAGCTACAATGTGTTCAATCCTGCTAATTAACGTCTTGGATATCCATAGATACATAATAATCACGACATAGTAACACATACCATGGTCGAGGTTTCACTCACAGTGGGTAAACTCGATGCGTCTCTCGCATTGCTCTTAACCAAAGACCATCATTTAATTGAGTTCCCCACGATATTGCTCCCCAATGGGGTCAAAGCCGGCTCGATTGTTAAAATCAGATGTGATCGGGACTTGGAGACAGAattggaagagaagaagcagttCCAGGCGATCCAGGACGAAATCATCAATACTTTTGGCAAAAACTTGCCCAAGGCGCCTCAGTTACGAGTCAAGAACGTCACTCAAACTTCATGTGTCTTGGAATGGGATCAATTGGACTTGGGCACTGCTTCCCTAAAGAACCTCGTTTTGTTTAGAGATGGCAAGAAGCTTGGTGCTATTCCTCAGGCAATGACCAACAAGACAACAAAGTTGTCCGGGTTGCCAATTGATAAGACATTTAAATTCCATTTGCGCCTAGACACAACGGCTGGCGTTTACAAATCTGAGGAAGTAGAGGTGACAACGCACAAAATGACAGATTTGTCGGGAATCACTGTTTATTTGGGTGATATTACTCCTAATGACCAATTCACCGTGGAGGACATTCAGGCAaccttgaagaacatgGGCGCCCACCACCCTGCTCAGGAGACCGTCAAGGTCGACACGACTCACTTCATCACTATGAGAGAAAATAAGCAGAATCCAGAATATGTCAAGGCCAATGATATGAATATCCCGATAATACGGCCTGAGTGGTTGAAGGCTTGCGAGCgtgaaagaagaattgtggATGTTAGAGACTTCTACGTAAAGGACTGCCTGTTGCCTGATATCTTGGCGAGAAACTACTGGAAGAAGGATGCTCCTGCCAAGCTGACCGAAGCTTCGAAGGATACATTAGAAGGGCCACCGGTAGTGCAGGTGACATCTCCATCTCCTGAAACCACAAGTAAACAGGACTTGAATGAGAAGGATGAGGGGAAAGATAGTGGTGTACCATCGTCTGAGGCGGTCGATGAAGCCAAATCCAGTGAAAATACCTCTGGTGAGGTCTCAGAATCATCGAAGAAGtctgaaaaagaaggtgaagtaAAGTCTGATGAGAAGCCTGATGAAAATGCTACTGTTGATGTGACAAAGAATGAGGATGAGGTGGGGAGGACAGATGAGCTAGATAATGCGCAAAAGGCATCCGAGACTTCGATGTCTTTACGTGAGGAGGAATCAACGAAGCAAGCAATTGCGGAACCCACAGAGCAGGTTGTCACGGACCTGAAGGAAAAAACAAATACAAATGCAGTTGAGGGTACGGTAAATGCAGCTTCCATTGGAACACAACAAGCCGAGACGCTGGCCCAACCGACTGCTGAAGAATTGACAGAGGTGGATCTCAACGAATCTCATCCCGAGTCAGGTGTTGCTGAACTGACAGATCTCCCCAAGAAAATTGAGCAAGAGGAAATACAGGAGGTTAAAGAGGATGACACGATTGCAGAAGGCATGGATGGCGA
It encodes the following:
- a CDS encoding Rpd3L histone deacetylase complex subunit DEP1, encoding MPDLDLDGSRSPSSPRPDASKPDLTHRNSHGSNSHHRHSVSPHRSPQHTKDSPLTDIGTSPPAFEINSITHKDSRDSLESSELSDLGDDGSEAETDKMDFLDDDSASARDKVTDLRALSELTEMARLQEVDSDDSDDNFPKELSHEDALQLNGKHEGDHDEELERPAKQRRLSKSKRTSGKAKKEEDAESGTQESPSASSPTAATTTATDAVEMETAELTSHDTKSVIDDENVSAEEGDNEDAEEDDQVGAEREDVANGEVEAGADIKDEEEAEEPKEEGGDPANGSVNEESAKEEDLAENGSPADEEGEAGAEVEADVEDEKPEEGEQEEEEADADAAAKIEAEKIDEASVKEHQIAEENDVDMDEHRKLAVDELIAIEADFAHLRDKLYQDKLSLLEHELQLCLDGSHPELLQIYLKVNEFYQDNIRLANATLNYSLKCINTETIATRTAIHQDFMKNVMDMKNDMITETTSLWYKINKERNSLDQLVPDFNFAAIPTIPSIEGEPVGYNQQPIAAGGSSMEYYMDGPALSKKAMKQNILYELVQQRNSLNKELGILNGLKEFHGFPCAISTALHKDDSSNVAVDELILQKATNDEVEEDFRAMGISING
- the CHS5 gene encoding Chs5p, which codes for MVEVSLTVGKLDASLALLLTKDHHLIEFPTILLPNGVKAGSIVKIRCDRDLETELEEKKQFQAIQDEIINTFGKNLPKAPQLRVKNVTQTSCVLEWDQLDLGTASLKNLVLFRDGKKLGAIPQAMTNKTTKLSGLPIDKTFKFHLRLDTTAGVYKSEEVEVTTHKMTDLSGITVYLGDITPNDQFTVEDIQATLKNMGAHHPAQETVKVDTTHFITMRENKQNPEYVKANDMNIPIIRPEWLKACERERRIVDVRDFYVKDCSLPDILARNYWKKDAPAKSTEASKDTLEGPPVVQVTSPSPETTSKQDLNEKDEGKDSGVPSSEAVDEAKSSENTSGEVSESSKKSEKEGEVKSDEKPDENATVDVTKNEDEVGRTDELDNAQKASETSMSLREEESTKQAIAEPTEQVVTDSKEKTNTNAVEGTVNAASIGTQQAETSAQPTAEELTEVDLNESHPESGVAESTDLPKKIEQEEIQEVKEDDTIAEGMDGDEGDENDDDDENENANGKETTDQPAGESKSKKKNKKKKKGKK